The genome window AGAAGTGTGGATGGCCCTCTACCCAGCGAATGCCAATCACATCGAACCGCATCGGTTGCTCCTCTAGTCGATGGGCCACAACGTAATGGACGGCGGCTTTGGCAATCTGGCGTTGCTTTCGTAGTGTCACGGATTCCAAAGGATCGCCAAACGCCTGTCCGGTTTGCGATCGCACTTCAACAAAGACCAGCGTTGGTCCGTCTCGCACCACCAGATCGATTTCGCCCAGCCGACAACGATAATTCCGCGCAATCACCCGATACCGCTGTGCACAAAGAAATGCTTCTGCGGTCTGTTCTCCTAATCGTCCAAGATCGCGCTTGGCTTCCCCGCTGCGCATGTCGGTACAGTAACCGAGTGTCTCGGCCTCGATCAAGTGCACACGCGGTAGTGCAGATGCGCAATGACCTGTGCCACGTTGTTCTCTAACAAGAGCGTTTCTTGGTCCTTGACCTACGCGGTCACAAAGGCGGAGCCCTCCCCGTAGATGATCTTTCCGGCGTCCCATAGATAATGCTGGGCATGACTGAAGTCGAGAATCTGAATCGCGTGCGGTGCCCACTGGCCGTAAGCCCCTCGGCTTCCCGCCTCGCCACCCGCCGCAAGCTACTCGCATACCGCTCACTCCCCAGCAAGGGCTGACACACCTGCGGCGCTTGGTGATACGCCACTAGCACCGCCAACAAGGCCAGCTTCTCTCGCAGCCGTCCTTGTTCTTGTTCCTCCTCGCCTAAGCCCAGTTTCTCATCCATTGGATAACTCGTCTCGCGACACCTCAGGCAGACATACTACGCACGCTGTACCGTCAGCGTCCCACAGGCAAAGACCAGTTCCCGGGTCGCGTCTCCTTTGTACTTCTGCCACTGCCCACAGCTTCGAACGTTACCTTTAGCCTCTCCGGTAGTACCTTCTTCCCTCCTCCCATCTTTTCTCCCCCTGTGATCAGCAGATTTACCCCTGGTTCTACCACTACCTCTGCCCAACAGCCAGAATCTTGATATGCACCCTTGCACTGGGCTTCCGTTGCATCTCGCCATGCGCTATGCCACACTACGGTTTTCCCAATGAAAGACTGAGTGCTTGCCCATGCCCATCACGCGGAAAGAAGTACAACGAACCGCCACGCTTGCGCGCTTAACGCTCACCGCTACCGAAGAAGACGAACTCATCGACCATTTCACTAAAATCCTCCACTATATGGAGACGCTCAAAACGCTCAAGACCGAGACCATCGACCCTACGGCCCACGCCATTGCCGT of Deltaproteobacteria bacterium contains these proteins:
- a CDS encoding YraN family protein encodes the protein MHLIEAETLGYCTDMRSGEAKRDLGRLGEQTAEAFLCAQRYRVIARNYRCRLGEIDLVVRDGPTLVFVEVRSQTGQAFGDPLESVTLRKQRQIAKAAVHYVVAHRLEEQPMRFDVIGIRWVEGHPHFSHVKAAFELPAKGW
- the gatC gene encoding Asp-tRNA(Asn)/Glu-tRNA(Gln) amidotransferase subunit GatC, which gives rise to MPITRKEVQRTATLARLTLTATEEDELIDHFTKILHYMETLKTLKTETIDPTAHAIAVPSLLRDDSVTNQAAPDALLANAPAREDHFFKVPKVLD